One genomic segment of Campylobacter sp. RM16189 includes these proteins:
- a CDS encoding site-specific integrase: protein MALISYNKFANTNKYPGVRIYVLDNNDIVFYIRIDGKDIKVGSKSEGVNVTYAYNKKKEYDTKKRNGELPDSIAKKQLAKGGLKFDDIAKAFFDYKLEQTPDKTENIKEQICMYEQYHKSKFGSITTSLISSEMIQEHFKNIKETVSSRTGRKLSQSRTNAIMGIIRTIFNYAIKQKLISHLSPFDIEIKKPDNKRERFLELIEIDLLRKEIAKKNDFALELFIELALCTGARLDGILNIKKKDISLSNMSVNITDFKSKNPENKRYTGFLSDEALVLINKIYTTISPNDALVDKPYATLQNVLQHLLNKLFNDGLAPEDSANRVVIHTLRHTFASHLAIAGTPILTIKKLMNHSDINHTLRYAKLMPDSGKEMVKKLYKV from the coding sequence ATGGCACTCATATCTTATAATAAATTTGCAAATACAAACAAATATCCTGGAGTAAGAATATATGTTCTTGATAATAATGATATAGTATTTTACATAAGAATTGATGGCAAAGATATAAAAGTAGGCTCAAAATCAGAAGGCGTAAACGTAACCTACGCCTACAACAAAAAGAAGGAGTATGATACCAAAAAGAGAAACGGCGAACTGCCAGATAGCATAGCCAAAAAACAGCTTGCTAAAGGCGGTTTAAAATTTGATGATATAGCAAAAGCATTTTTTGATTATAAACTCGAACAAACGCCAGATAAAACGGAAAACATTAAGGAGCAAATCTGCATGTACGAGCAGTATCATAAAAGTAAATTCGGAAGTATCACTACTAGCTTGATAAGCTCCGAGATGATACAAGAGCATTTTAAAAACATAAAGGAAACAGTGTCTAGTAGAACCGGTCGCAAGCTATCACAGTCGCGTACAAACGCTATCATGGGTATAATAAGAACGATTTTTAACTACGCTATAAAACAAAAACTTATATCTCATCTTAGTCCATTTGATATAGAGATCAAAAAACCAGATAATAAAAGAGAGAGGTTTTTAGAGCTTATAGAGATAGATTTGCTTCGTAAAGAAATAGCCAAGAAAAACGATTTTGCATTAGAGCTATTTATAGAGCTTGCACTATGTACGGGAGCTAGGCTTGACGGTATATTAAACATAAAGAAAAAAGATATATCGCTTTCAAATATGAGCGTAAACATAACCGACTTTAAAAGCAAAAATCCAGAGAATAAAAGATATACGGGATTTTTAAGCGATGAGGCATTGGTGTTGATAAATAAAATTTACACGACAATTTCGCCAAATGATGCTCTTGTCGATAAACCCTACGCCACCCTCCAAAACGTTTTGCAGCATCTATTAAACAAACTCTTTAATGACGGCCTTGCGCCGGAGGACAGCGCAAATAGAGTCGTAATACATACGTTAAGGCACACGTTTGCCTCTCATCTAGCCATAGCCGGCACTCCGATACTTACAATAAAGAAACTAATGAATCATTCGGATATAAACCACACTCTTAGATATGCTAAGCTGATGCCAGATAGCGGTAAAGAGATGGTGAAGAAACTATATAAAGTATAA